The following proteins come from a genomic window of Candidatus Bathyarchaeota archaeon:
- a CDS encoding DNA-directed RNA polymerase, subunit E'', whose protein sequence is MVDKACRNCKLISSGPICPNCKSTNLSEDWSGLLIIINPEVSEVAKKIGIKTAGKYALRVR, encoded by the coding sequence CTGGTTGATAAAGCATGTAGAAATTGTAAATTAATAAGTTCCGGACCAATATGCCCAAATTGTAAATCTACTAATTTAAGCGAAGATTGGTCAGGATTACTTATAATTATTAACCCTGAAGTTTCAGAAGTAGCTAAGAAAATAGGTATTAAAACAGCTGGAAAATATGCTCTTCGCGTGAGGTGA
- a CDS encoding Rid family detoxifying hydrolase, whose amino-acid sequence MKKKVYIKTESAPQPLGAYSQAIKVGNWLFISGQLPLNPLTGELISENTAEQAKQVFENLKAILKAAGMDLKNVVKITLYLKNLEDFPTINKIYEEYFREVLPARSTIQATPPRNASLEVDAVACLL is encoded by the coding sequence ATGAAGAAAAAAGTTTATATTAAAACTGAATCAGCTCCTCAACCATTAGGTGCCTATTCTCAAGCTATTAAAGTGGGAAACTGGCTTTTTATTTCAGGACAGCTTCCATTAAATCCGTTAACAGGAGAATTAATTTCTGAAAATACAGCTGAACAAGCTAAACAAGTTTTTGAAAATTTAAAAGCAATTTTAAAAGCTGCAGGAATGGATTTAAAAAATGTTGTTAAAATCACTTTATATCTTAAAAATCTTGAAGATTTCCCAACTATAAATAAAATTTATGAAGAGTACTTTAGGGAGGTTTTACCTGCAAGAAGCACTATTCAAGCTACTCCACCTAGAAATGCTAGTTTAGAAGTTGATGCAGTAGCATGTTTATTATAA
- a CDS encoding nicotinate phosphoribosyltransferase — protein MAQSYLENGKTKPAVFSLFVRRLPKNRSFLVAAGLETLLKEIKNFKFKEEELKYLENLNIFSKNFLSYLESYKFSGDIYAINEGRIIFENEPLIQVEASLPEAQILETLIINIIHFQTLIASKAARSFIVSGGKRVIDFGFRRAHGIEAGVYAARAAYIAGIDSTSNLEAGKQFGIPVVGTMAHSYVMVFDFEEEAFKCFAKSFPKIPIFLIDTYDTLLAAKKVVKLAKEGIKAIAVRIDSGDLINLSRKVREILDSAGLTDVKIIVSGGLDEYDIKRLMDEKAPVDTFAVGTKVVTSADQPYLDIAYKLVEYDGKPKSKLSPGKATFPYKRQVVRYYLQNGIMNYDESVKFNEEVKGEKLVFKVVEKGEIIYPFKTLKEIRKVFLEDVKKLPENLKTLDSPTQKYKVVIK, from the coding sequence ATGGCTCAAAGCTACCTAGAGAACGGTAAAACTAAACCTGCAGTATTCAGTTTATTCGTTAGAAGGCTTCCTAAAAATAGAAGTTTTCTTGTAGCTGCTGGTTTAGAAACATTATTAAAGGAAATAAAAAACTTTAAGTTTAAAGAAGAGGAGCTTAAATATTTAGAAAACTTAAATATTTTCTCTAAAAATTTTTTAAGTTATCTTGAAAGTTACAAGTTTTCCGGGGATATTTACGCTATAAATGAAGGTAGAATCATTTTTGAGAATGAACCTTTAATTCAAGTTGAAGCAAGTTTACCTGAAGCTCAAATTCTTGAAACATTAATAATAAACATTATTCATTTTCAAACTTTAATAGCTTCTAAAGCAGCTAGAAGCTTTATTGTAAGTGGAGGTAAACGCGTCATAGATTTTGGGTTTAGGCGAGCTCATGGAATTGAAGCTGGTGTATATGCTGCTAGAGCAGCATATATAGCTGGGATAGATTCAACTTCAAATTTAGAAGCGGGAAAACAATTTGGGATTCCTGTTGTTGGAACCATGGCTCATTCATATGTTATGGTTTTTGATTTTGAAGAAGAAGCGTTTAAATGTTTCGCTAAAAGCTTCCCTAAAATACCAATCTTCCTTATAGATACATATGACACTTTATTAGCTGCTAAAAAAGTAGTTAAATTAGCTAAGGAAGGTATTAAAGCTATAGCTGTAAGGATAGATAGCGGAGATCTAATTAATCTTTCAAGAAAAGTTAGGGAAATTCTTGATTCAGCAGGCCTTACTGATGTTAAAATTATTGTTAGTGGAGGTTTAGATGAGTATGATATAAAAAGACTTATGGATGAAAAAGCCCCTGTAGATACATTTGCTGTTGGAACAAAAGTTGTAACATCAGCTGATCAACCATATTTGGATATAGCCTATAAACTTGTGGAATATGATGGGAAACCTAAATCTAAATTAAGCCCTGGAAAAGCAACATTCCCATATAAAAGACAAGTAGTACGGTATTATCTTCAAAATGGAATTATGAACTATGATGAATCTGTGAAATTTAATGAAGAGGTTAAAGGAGAAAAATTAGTTTTTAAAGTTGTTGAAAAAGGGGAAATAATTTACCCATTTAAAACTCTTAAAGAAATTAGAAAAGTGTTTCTTGAAGATGTAAAAAAACTTCCTGAAAACTTGAAAACATTAGATTCACCAACCCAAAAATATAAAGTTGTAATTAAATAA
- the kae1 gene encoding N(6)-L-threonylcarbamoyladenine synthase Kae1, with protein sequence MFCLGIESTAHTFGVSIVSEDGKILSDVKDVYVPSTGKGIHPREAAQHHSQVAHKVVYQALKDAKIKLKDVNAIAFSMGPGLGPALRVGATIARALATFLNKPLIPVHHAIGHIEIASLTTGAKDPLTVIVSGGHTALVAFARKRWRVFGETEDITLGNLLDMFAREAGIPPPGGYNVEKLAEAGEKFIDLPYTVKGNDVSYSGLLTAALKLKNTVKIQDLCYSLQEVAFAMLTEATERCLAHTEKKELLLTGGVAANKRLQEMLKSIAEEHNAKFYVVDPKFSGDCGAQIAWAGLLAFKSGIKIKVEESFIKPKWRLDKVDIPWRKTS encoded by the coding sequence ATATTTTGTTTAGGGATAGAATCTACAGCTCATACTTTTGGTGTTAGTATAGTTTCTGAAGATGGAAAAATTTTATCCGATGTAAAAGATGTTTATGTGCCTTCGACTGGGAAAGGGATTCATCCTAGAGAAGCAGCTCAACACCATTCACAGGTAGCTCATAAAGTTGTTTATCAAGCTTTAAAAGATGCTAAAATTAAGCTTAAAGATGTTAATGCTATAGCTTTTTCTATGGGGCCAGGTTTAGGTCCAGCTTTACGAGTTGGCGCTACCATAGCTAGAGCTTTAGCAACCTTCTTGAATAAACCTTTAATTCCTGTTCATCATGCAATAGGCCATATAGAAATTGCATCTTTAACTACAGGTGCTAAAGATCCTTTAACTGTTATTGTTTCTGGAGGACATACAGCTTTAGTGGCTTTTGCAAGAAAAAGATGGAGAGTTTTCGGAGAAACAGAAGATATTACGCTTGGAAACTTGTTAGATATGTTTGCTAGAGAAGCTGGTATCCCTCCACCTGGAGGATATAATGTTGAAAAACTTGCTGAAGCTGGAGAAAAATTTATAGATTTACCTTATACAGTTAAAGGTAATGATGTTTCATATTCAGGGTTATTAACAGCTGCTTTAAAACTTAAAAATACTGTGAAAATTCAGGATTTATGTTATTCACTTCAAGAAGTTGCTTTCGCTATGTTAACTGAAGCAACTGAAAGATGTTTAGCTCATACAGAGAAGAAAGAGCTTCTTTTAACAGGTGGTGTTGCAGCTAATAAAAGGCTTCAAGAAATGCTTAAAAGCATAGCTGAAGAGCATAACGCGAAATTTTATGTTGTTGATCCAAAATTTAGTGGTGATTGCGGAGCTCAAATAGCTTGGGCTGGTTTATTAGCTTTTAAATCTGGAATAAAAATTAAAGTTGAGGAAAGCTTCATTAAGCCTAAATGGCGACTTGATAAGGTTGATATTCCTTGGAGAAAAACGAGTTAA
- a CDS encoding Ldh family oxidoreductase, translating into MSFKIVSVESLKTFCIEVLRKLNVPFEDAEITADAIISADLRGIESHGVARLHRYAKRLMNGWIKPESKLTVLKETPISLLIDAENSLGQVAAYKAMKLCINKAEKNYFGVAVVKNSNHFGVAGYYAMMALKNNMIGICMSNASPLVLPTFGIKPILGTNPIAIAVPTKYEPPLVLDMATSVVSIGKIELYRKFNKLLPVGWAVNDEGNIELNAEKVINCVYQLKRGGLLPLGGLVETSGYKGYGLAMIIDVLTGVLSGAAYGSNVGGPNDPKPSNIGHFLAAININAFMDVNEFKERINDLINIIKNSDKMKGYDKIYIPGEKEWEIEKQRKEKGIPLSIEVIKELKNLANQLSLNFPL; encoded by the coding sequence TTGAGTTTTAAAATTGTTTCAGTTGAATCATTAAAAACTTTTTGCATTGAAGTTTTAAGAAAGTTAAATGTTCCTTTTGAAGATGCAGAAATAACAGCTGACGCAATTATTTCAGCTGATCTTAGAGGGATAGAATCTCATGGAGTTGCTAGATTACATCGGTATGCGAAAAGATTAATGAATGGATGGATAAAACCTGAATCTAAACTTACCGTTTTAAAGGAAACTCCTATAAGCCTTCTTATAGATGCTGAAAATAGTTTAGGGCAGGTAGCAGCTTATAAAGCTATGAAACTTTGCATAAATAAAGCTGAAAAAAATTATTTTGGGGTTGCAGTTGTAAAAAATAGTAATCATTTTGGTGTTGCAGGGTATTATGCTATGATGGCTTTAAAAAACAATATGATTGGAATTTGCATGAGTAATGCTTCACCACTTGTTTTACCTACTTTTGGTATTAAACCAATACTTGGGACAAATCCTATTGCCATAGCTGTACCAACTAAATATGAGCCTCCACTTGTTTTAGATATGGCTACAAGTGTTGTTTCAATAGGGAAAATTGAACTTTATCGAAAATTCAATAAGCTTCTTCCAGTAGGTTGGGCAGTAAATGATGAAGGAAACATTGAGTTAAATGCTGAAAAAGTTATTAATTGTGTTTATCAATTAAAACGTGGAGGACTTTTACCTCTAGGTGGTTTAGTTGAAACAAGCGGTTATAAAGGATATGGGTTAGCTATGATAATTGATGTTTTAACAGGTGTTTTGTCTGGTGCAGCCTATGGATCAAATGTTGGTGGACCGAATGATCCTAAACCATCAAATATAGGTCATTTTCTTGCAGCTATAAATATTAATGCATTTATGGATGTAAATGAGTTTAAAGAAAGAATAAATGATTTAATTAACATTATTAAAAACTCTGATAAAATGAAAGGATACGATAAAATCTATATTCCTGGTGAAAAAGAATGGGAAATAGAAAAGCAACGTAAAGAGAAAGGTATACCTCTCTCTATAGAAGTTATAAAAGAATTAAAAAATTTAGCTAATCAATTAAGTTTGAATTTTCCTTTATAA
- a CDS encoding D-glycerate dehydrogenase — MKPLVFVTRDIPSNGLEILKEFCEVKVWSESFPPPKQELIKNAKEAYGLLCMLNDKIDSEVLNSVLNLKVISSMSAGFDHIDVEEATNKGIYVTNTPEVLTEATADLTWALLMAAARLIVKADNYVRQRRWKEGWSPTLFLGENVYGKTLGIIGAGKIGLAVAARASGFNMKKIYFNRSKLPKEIEEKYGLTYKPLEELLKEADFVTIHTPLTKETYHMIGEDQLKLMKRTSILINTARGAVINENALIKALKEKWIAGAALDVFEKEPINPDNPLLELDNVVVTPHIGSATKETRIKMAEIAAKNLVSVLKGELPIYLVNPEVQKIMPLHKVKVI; from the coding sequence ATGAAACCTTTAGTTTTTGTAACAAGAGATATTCCCTCAAATGGATTAGAAATTTTAAAAGAGTTTTGCGAGGTAAAGGTTTGGAGCGAAAGTTTTCCTCCACCCAAGCAAGAGTTAATTAAAAATGCGAAGGAAGCTTATGGTTTATTATGTATGTTAAATGATAAAATAGATTCAGAGGTTTTAAATTCCGTTTTAAACCTTAAGGTAATAAGCTCTATGAGTGCTGGTTTCGATCATATAGATGTTGAAGAAGCAACTAATAAAGGAATATATGTAACTAACACTCCTGAGGTTTTAACTGAAGCTACAGCTGATTTAACATGGGCTCTTTTAATGGCTGCTGCAAGGCTTATAGTTAAAGCGGACAATTATGTTAGGCAAAGGAGATGGAAAGAAGGGTGGTCTCCTACACTTTTTCTTGGAGAAAACGTGTATGGAAAAACTTTAGGGATTATAGGCGCTGGAAAAATAGGGTTAGCTGTTGCAGCTAGAGCTTCAGGTTTTAACATGAAAAAAATATATTTTAATAGATCTAAATTGCCTAAAGAGATTGAAGAAAAATATGGTTTAACATATAAACCTTTAGAAGAATTGCTTAAAGAAGCTGATTTTGTCACTATTCATACACCTTTAACTAAAGAAACGTACCATATGATTGGTGAAGATCAATTAAAATTAATGAAAAGAACATCAATATTAATTAATACTGCTAGAGGAGCAGTAATTAATGAAAATGCTTTAATAAAGGCTTTAAAAGAAAAATGGATTGCAGGAGCAGCTTTAGACGTTTTTGAGAAAGAACCAATAAACCCAGATAATCCACTTCTTGAATTAGATAATGTTGTTGTTACACCTCATATTGGAAGCGCTACAAAAGAGACGAGAATTAAAATGGCTGAAATAGCAGCGAAAAATTTAGTGTCAGTTTTAAAAGGTGAATTACCAATTTATTTAGTTAATCCTGAAGTTCAAAAAATTATGCCGCTTCATAAAGTTAAAGTTATTTAA
- a CDS encoding cation:proton antiporter has protein sequence MDFLIDMVVILIASFLSIILMNRFKLSTVIGLLLTGMIVGPYGLNLVKNSLIVNVLAELGVILLLFLLGLELNPKELTVLWSKTLIFALCEIIFSFSLGLILGLSLGWKLIESFILGSILSISSTAIIGKTIMDEYKIAESKLIINILIIEDLFVVFLLFLMPGLVLKEIEAIQFLFMILKAAILITLIFIINKFLMPRIIDQICHYEIEIEEAGFLLALILCLTNAYFSKFLGFSPGLGAFLSGLFLVGKRAYFIREKLRTIKDLFIVIFFISMGMLIDLSFLKLGGIIILIVLISIIGKILGFIVAGYITNFLRNKSYKMGLTMIPRGEFSFVIARTSINLGIVSPTIFPIAGAIVLVTSIIESLIKRLK, from the coding sequence ATGGATTTTTTAATTGACATGGTTGTTATTTTAATTGCATCTTTCTTATCTATTATTTTAATGAATCGTTTTAAGTTATCAACAGTGATTGGTTTATTGCTTACTGGAATGATTGTAGGCCCTTATGGGTTAAATCTAGTTAAAAACTCTTTAATAGTAAATGTTTTAGCTGAGTTAGGAGTAATTCTTCTTCTTTTTTTGTTAGGTTTAGAGTTAAACCCTAAAGAGTTAACTGTATTATGGAGTAAAACTTTAATTTTTGCTTTATGTGAAATTATATTTTCATTTAGTTTAGGTTTAATTTTAGGCTTGAGTTTAGGTTGGAAACTTATAGAATCATTTATTTTGGGTTCAATTTTATCAATAAGCAGTACAGCAATAATTGGAAAAACAATAATGGATGAATATAAAATTGCTGAATCAAAATTGATTATAAACATTCTAATTATTGAGGATTTATTTGTTGTGTTTTTACTGTTTTTAATGCCTGGATTAGTTCTGAAAGAAATAGAAGCTATACAATTTTTATTCATGATTTTAAAAGCTGCGATTTTAATTACATTAATTTTCATAATAAATAAATTTTTAATGCCGCGAATAATAGACCAGATATGTCATTATGAAATAGAAATTGAAGAAGCAGGTTTTCTTTTAGCATTAATTTTATGTTTAACAAACGCTTATTTTTCTAAATTTTTAGGTTTCTCTCCTGGTCTTGGAGCTTTTCTTTCAGGATTGTTCCTAGTGGGTAAAAGAGCTTACTTTATTCGTGAAAAACTTCGCACAATTAAAGATTTATTTATAGTTATATTTTTTATTTCTATGGGGATGCTTATAGATCTATCTTTTTTAAAGCTTGGAGGAATAATTATTTTAATAGTTTTAATAAGCATTATTGGAAAAATTTTAGGTTTTATAGTAGCAGGTTACATAACAAATTTCTTAAGAAATAAAAGTTATAAAATGGGTTTAACAATGATTCCTAGAGGTGAATTCTCTTTTGTAATAGCTAGAACAAGCATAAATTTAGGAATAGTTTCCCCTACGATTTTTCCAATAGCTGGAGCAATTGTTTTGGTCACATCTATAATTGAATCATTAATTAAACGCCTTAAATAA
- a CDS encoding DNA-directed RNA polymerase: protein MFKLITVEDVVRIPPSKFGNPINKVALEQIKLKYENLVDEALGYVIAVTEASIDPVGRILPGDGSTYHKATFKLLTFYPKLQEVVEGEVIEVTDFGAFIRIGPEDALLHVSQIMDDFISFDEKHGELIGKETHRKLAKGDLVRVRIIAVSFPRGGSGGKIGVTMRQPFLGKLEWIKEDVKKVSGVTSTG, encoded by the coding sequence ATGTTCAAGTTAATAACTGTTGAAGATGTTGTTAGAATTCCACCAAGCAAATTTGGTAATCCAATAAATAAAGTAGCGCTTGAACAAATTAAATTAAAATATGAAAATTTAGTTGATGAAGCTTTAGGTTACGTTATTGCTGTAACTGAAGCTTCTATAGATCCTGTTGGAAGAATTTTACCTGGCGATGGTTCAACCTATCATAAAGCAACATTTAAGTTATTAACTTTTTATCCTAAATTACAGGAAGTTGTTGAAGGAGAGGTAATTGAGGTTACAGATTTTGGGGCCTTCATTAGAATTGGACCAGAAGATGCGCTTCTTCATGTATCACAAATAATGGATGACTTCATATCATTCGATGAAAAGCATGGAGAATTAATTGGAAAAGAAACTCATAGAAAACTTGCTAAAGGCGATTTAGTAAGGGTTAGAATAATTGCAGTTAGTTTTCCAAGAGGAGGATCCGGAGGAAAAATTGGAGTAACAATGAGGCAACCTTTTCTAGGAAAACTTGAATGGATTAAAGAAGATGTTAAAAAAGTAAGTGGGGTGACTTCAACTGGTTGA
- a CDS encoding Kae1-associated serine/threonine protein kinase, producing the protein MEKNELKLIRKGAEANLYLTNWYGKEVIIKKRIQKSYRIKALDEKIRLYRTIHEAQMIHEAKKAGVATPTIFFIDEIEKVIVMEYIKGDRVKELLDFLKPNQRSELCFEIGKIIGKLHKKGIIHGDLTTSNMIFVENEKIFFIDFGLSFYSFKEEDRGSDLLLMKRALNSTHFRFFNKCFKSVLEGYKEEIGVKEALKTLIKVNEIEKRGRYAER; encoded by the coding sequence TTGGAGAAAAACGAGTTAAAACTTATTAGGAAAGGCGCTGAAGCAAATCTTTATCTTACAAATTGGTATGGAAAAGAAGTTATAATTAAAAAGAGAATTCAAAAAAGCTATAGAATAAAAGCGTTAGATGAAAAAATTAGGCTTTATAGAACAATTCATGAAGCTCAAATGATTCATGAAGCTAAAAAAGCTGGGGTAGCTACACCAACAATATTTTTCATAGATGAAATTGAAAAAGTAATTGTGATGGAGTATATTAAAGGCGATAGAGTTAAAGAGCTTTTAGATTTTTTAAAACCCAATCAAAGAAGTGAATTATGCTTTGAAATTGGAAAAATCATAGGGAAACTTCATAAAAAAGGAATCATTCATGGCGATTTAACAACATCAAACATGATTTTTGTTGAGAATGAAAAAATTTTTTTCATAGATTTTGGTTTAAGCTTCTACTCTTTTAAGGAAGAAGATAGAGGAAGTGATTTACTTTTAATGAAGAGAGCGCTTAACAGTACGCACTTTAGATTTTTTAATAAATGCTTTAAAAGCGTTTTAGAGGGTTATAAAGAAGAAATAGGTGTTAAAGAAGCTTTAAAAACATTAATTAAAGTTAATGAAATTGAAAAAAGAGGTAGATATGCTGAAAGATAA
- a CDS encoding DNA-binding protein — protein MKINQIRPGMNGINTIGKITEIGEKRLVSTRFGDAFVAKAVLEDETGKIYLNLWRDQINMVEIGDTIKIENGFSKEFRGQTELSVSSKGKITVISKNK, from the coding sequence TTGAAAATTAATCAAATTCGACCTGGAATGAATGGAATAAATACTATTGGAAAAATAACTGAAATTGGAGAGAAACGTTTAGTTTCAACTAGGTTTGGAGATGCATTTGTAGCTAAAGCTGTTTTAGAAGATGAAACAGGTAAAATATATTTAAATTTATGGCGTGATCAAATAAATATGGTTGAGATTGGAGATACAATTAAAATAGAGAATGGATTTTCTAAAGAGTTTAGGGGACAAACAGAATTAAGCGTTAGCAGTAAAGGAAAAATTACTGTAATTTCAAAGAATAAATAA
- a CDS encoding translation initiation factor IF-2 subunit gamma: MKEEYIQPECNIGTLGHVDNGKSTLVQALTGVWTAKHSEELKRGITIRIGYADATFYKCPKCPPPECYTTQKKCSICGSETEFLRMVSFIDCPGHHSLMVTMLSGAALMDGALFVVAADAKFPQAQDREHLVAAQIAGIDKIIIVQNKVDIVSRERALENYHEIKEFIKGTIVENAPIIPFSAQHKLNVDALIEAIEKYIPTPKRDVNAPAKMYILRSFDVNKPGTKAEDLVGGVIGGSITQGIFRVGEEIEIKPGVKTKKGVYEPLYTVINSLQVAGKYVKEAKPGGLVGVGTNLDPSLTKSDGLIGNVVGKAGTLPEPLTQLTLEVTLFEKAVGTKEMVAVEKIKSNEALVLNIATTVTSGIVTSARNSEIEVVLKKPICVESKSKAAISRKIGEGWRLIGYGIIK; encoded by the coding sequence CTGAAAGAAGAATATATTCAACCAGAATGCAATATAGGAACATTAGGGCATGTAGATAATGGTAAAAGCACCTTAGTTCAAGCATTAACAGGCGTTTGGACAGCTAAACATTCGGAGGAATTAAAAAGAGGTATAACAATTAGGATAGGATATGCTGATGCTACATTTTATAAATGCCCTAAATGTCCACCACCAGAATGCTACACTACACAAAAGAAATGTTCCATATGCGGTTCTGAAACAGAATTTTTAAGAATGGTAAGTTTCATAGATTGTCCAGGTCATCACAGTTTAATGGTTACAATGCTTTCTGGAGCAGCTTTGATGGATGGAGCTTTATTTGTTGTTGCTGCGGATGCTAAATTTCCTCAAGCTCAAGATAGAGAGCATCTTGTAGCAGCTCAAATAGCTGGAATAGATAAAATTATTATTGTACAAAATAAGGTTGATATTGTTTCTAGAGAAAGAGCCTTAGAAAATTATCATGAAATAAAAGAGTTTATTAAAGGAACGATAGTTGAAAATGCACCTATTATACCTTTTTCAGCTCAACATAAACTTAATGTTGATGCTTTAATTGAAGCTATTGAAAAATATATTCCAACACCTAAAAGAGATGTTAATGCACCTGCAAAAATGTATATTTTAAGGTCATTTGATGTAAATAAACCTGGAACAAAAGCTGAAGATCTTGTTGGAGGAGTTATAGGCGGATCAATAACTCAAGGAATATTTCGTGTAGGTGAAGAAATAGAGATTAAACCTGGAGTTAAAACTAAAAAAGGTGTTTATGAACCTTTATATACAGTTATTAACTCTCTTCAAGTAGCTGGGAAATACGTTAAAGAAGCTAAACCTGGCGGTTTAGTTGGTGTAGGAACAAACCTTGACCCTTCATTAACTAAATCAGATGGTTTAATAGGGAATGTTGTTGGAAAAGCAGGTACTCTCCCTGAACCTTTAACTCAATTAACTTTAGAAGTAACATTATTTGAAAAAGCTGTTGGAACAAAAGAAATGGTTGCTGTAGAGAAAATTAAATCTAATGAAGCTTTAGTTTTAAATATAGCTACAACAGTTACTTCAGGAATAGTTACATCAGCAAGAAATAGTGAAATTGAAGTGGTTTTAAAAAAGCCTATTTGCGTTGAATCTAAATCTAAAGCAGCTATTAGTAGAAAAATAGGGGAAGGCTGGCGTTTAATAGGTTATGGAATAATAAAATAA
- a CDS encoding DUF359 domain-containing protein, whose product MLKFKINRYLRRKLKEPLGDLLTGPQKKINQQLKKLVLTKPRKIICVGDAVSRRFTKLGLPVNIKIIDNKEMRKKAKPFIFKAETIFKIKNPKGTIDLTAWQALKNALKKDDVLIMVDGEEDLLVLPAIVSAPEGSLIFYGQPKKGIVSIRINKKKKNEAKEILNIMKIE is encoded by the coding sequence ATGCTTAAATTTAAAATAAACAGGTATTTAAGAAGGAAATTAAAGGAGCCTTTAGGAGATCTTTTAACGGGTCCTCAGAAAAAGATAAATCAACAATTAAAAAAATTAGTTTTAACAAAACCGAGGAAAATTATTTGTGTTGGAGATGCTGTATCAAGGAGATTTACAAAACTTGGTTTACCAGTAAACATTAAAATAATTGATAATAAAGAGATGAGAAAAAAAGCTAAACCTTTCATTTTTAAAGCTGAAACAATTTTTAAAATTAAAAATCCTAAAGGTACAATAGATTTAACAGCTTGGCAAGCTTTAAAAAACGCGTTAAAAAAAGATGATGTATTAATAATGGTTGATGGAGAAGAAGATCTTTTGGTTTTACCAGCAATAGTTTCTGCTCCAGAAGGCTCATTAATATTTTATGGACAACCTAAAAAGGGTATTGTTTCAATTAGAATAAATAAAAAAAAGAAGAATGAAGCAAAAGAAATATTAAACATAATGAAAATTGAGTAA